One region of Scophthalmus maximus strain ysfricsl-2021 chromosome 15, ASM2237912v1, whole genome shotgun sequence genomic DNA includes:
- the kcnk10b gene encoding potassium channel subfamily K member 10b isoform X2 → MKFPIETPRKQVNWDPEQVAVQTNLVPPKKVQPGMVKSTLVQASVATMQNPMGGDPKANGHCPLPRLSISSRSASVVASMDASCDGTIAALHSVMKWKTVLAVFIVVVLYLVCGGLAFKALEMPFERYQKTSITLEKASFLERHPCVTPDELEAIIKHAIDAVSAGVSPIGDTSYNSSHWDMGSAFFFAGTVITTIGYGNIAPSTEGGKIFCILYAIFGIPLFGFLLAGIGDQLGTIFVKSILRVEKIFRQKHKQISQTKIRVTSTILFILAGCIVFVTIPAVIFKHIEGWTTLDAIYFVVITLTTVGIGDYVAGGNRRIEYMQWYKPLVWFWILVGLAYFAAVLSMIGDWLRVLSKKTKEEVGEFKAHAAEWKANVRAEFRETRRRLSVEIHDKLQRAATIRSMERRQLGLEQRAHSLDMLSPEKRAMFASLDAGRFKTSSQESIDTKLNNLRLKGACESYDHQGGEQAPQTASSSEENLFNLRFGSLTKLARRNKNRELRRNIPEDVRRASVGINTGSVMLGEERTEKEEDGEPHEENGERKEGNVSLTNLSQYLVERAKLNGFIPAQAKDGENDYVSSGGALEP, encoded by the exons TGGCGGTCCAGACCAACCTGGTCCCTCCCAAAAAGGTTCAGCCTGGCATGGTGAAGTCGACTCTAGTCCAGGCCAGTGTTGCCACCATGCAGAATCCAATGGGCGGCGACCCAAAGGCCAACGGCCACTGTCCGCTGCCACGCCTGTCCATCTCCTCCCGCTCTGCCAGCGTGGTGGCCAGCATGGACGCCAGCTGTGACGGCACGATCGCAGCCCTCCACTCAGTGATGAAGTGGAAGACAGTGCTGGCGGTGTTCATCGTGGTCGTTCTCTACCTGGTTTGCGGAGGTCTGGCTTTCAAGGCGCTGGAGATGCCGTTTGAGAGATACCAGAAGACCAGCATCACCCTAGAGAAGGCTTCGTTCCTGGAGAGACACCCCTGTGTTACTCCAGACGAGCTGGAGGCGATCATCAAG CATGCCATCGATGCTGTTAGTGCAGGAGTGAGTCCTATCGGAGACACATCCTACAACTCCAGTCACTGGGACATGGGCAGTGCCTTCTTCTTTGCTGGAACAGTCATCACAACCATAG GTTATGGAAACATAGCTCCAAGCACTGAAGGGGGGAAAATCTTTTGCATTCTTTATGCCATATTTGGCATTCCTCTGTTTGGCTTCTTGTTGGCGGGGATTGGAGACCAGCTCGGCACCATCTTTGTGAAAAGCATCTTGAGGGTTGAGAAGATATTCAGG caaaaacacaaacaaatcagtcaGACTAAGATCAGAGTGACGTCCACCATCCTGTTCATCCTGGCCGGCTGCATTGTCTTCGTCACCATCCCAGCTGTTATCTTCAAACACATCGAGGGCTGGACCACGCTGGATGCCATCTACTTTGTAGTGATCACCCTTACCACAGTGGGAATAGGAGACTATGTGGCAG GTGGAAACCGTAGGATCGAATACATGCAGTGGTACAAGCCGCTGGTGTGGTTCTGGATCCTAGTGGGGTTGGCGTACTTTGCGGCTGTCCTCAGCATGATTGGAGACTGGCTTCGAGTGCTATCTAAAAAGACCAAAGAGGAG GTTGGGGAGTTTAAAGCTCATGCAGCTGAATGGAAGGCAAACGTACGAGCCGAGTTCCGTGAAACGCGGCGGCGCCTGAGCGTTGAGATCCATGACAAGCTCCAGCGGGCCGCCACCATCCGCAGCATGGAGCGCCGTCAGCTCGGCCTGGAGCAGCGGGCTCACTCCCTCGACATGCTGTCTCCAGAGAAGCGGGCCATGTTCGCCAGCCTGGATGCTGGCCGTTTCAAGACGTCGTCTCAGGAGAGCATTGACACCAAGCTGAACAACCTGAGGCTGAAGGGGGCCTGCGAGTCGTACGACCATCAGGGGGGCGAGCAAGCGCCGCAGACAGCATCTTCGTCCGAGGAGAATCTCTTCAACCTACGCTTCGGCTCCCTCACCAAACTGGCCAGACGTAACAAGAACCGCGAGCTCCGGCGGAACATCCCTGAAGATGTCCGACGGGCGAGTGTGGGAATAAACACTGGCAGCGTCAtgctgggggaggagaggacggagaaagaggaagatgggGAGCCGCATGAGGAAAacggagaaaggaaagaaggaaacgTCAGCCTGACGAACCTGTCGCAGTACCTGGTGGAGCGCGCCAAGTTGAATGGATTCATACCAGCACAGGCCAAAGACGGAGAAAACGATTACGTATCCAGTGGAGGGGCACTTGAGCCATAG
- the kcnk10b gene encoding potassium channel subfamily K member 10b isoform X1, producing MAVQTNLVPPKKVQPGMVKSTLVQASVATMQNPMGGDPKANGHCPLPRLSISSRSASVVASMDASCDGTIAALHSVMKWKTVLAVFIVVVLYLVCGGLAFKALEMPFERYQKTSITLEKASFLERHPCVTPDELEAIIKHAIDAVSAGVSPIGDTSYNSSHWDMGSAFFFAGTVITTIGYGNIAPSTEGGKIFCILYAIFGIPLFGFLLAGIGDQLGTIFVKSILRVEKIFRQKHKQISQTKIRVTSTILFILAGCIVFVTIPAVIFKHIEGWTTLDAIYFVVITLTTVGIGDYVAGGNRRIEYMQWYKPLVWFWILVGLAYFAAVLSMIGDWLRVLSKKTKEEVGEFKAHAAEWKANVRAEFRETRRRLSVEIHDKLQRAATIRSMERRQLGLEQRAHSLDMLSPEKRAMFASLDAGRFKTSSQESIDTKLNNLRLKGACESYDHQGGEQAPQTASSSEENLFNLRFGSLTKLARRNKNRELRRNIPEDVRRASVGINTGSVMLGEERTEKEEDGEPHEENGERKEGNVSLTNLSQYLVERAKLNGFIPAQAKDGENDYVSSGGALEP from the exons TGGCGGTCCAGACCAACCTGGTCCCTCCCAAAAAGGTTCAGCCTGGCATGGTGAAGTCGACTCTAGTCCAGGCCAGTGTTGCCACCATGCAGAATCCAATGGGCGGCGACCCAAAGGCCAACGGCCACTGTCCGCTGCCACGCCTGTCCATCTCCTCCCGCTCTGCCAGCGTGGTGGCCAGCATGGACGCCAGCTGTGACGGCACGATCGCAGCCCTCCACTCAGTGATGAAGTGGAAGACAGTGCTGGCGGTGTTCATCGTGGTCGTTCTCTACCTGGTTTGCGGAGGTCTGGCTTTCAAGGCGCTGGAGATGCCGTTTGAGAGATACCAGAAGACCAGCATCACCCTAGAGAAGGCTTCGTTCCTGGAGAGACACCCCTGTGTTACTCCAGACGAGCTGGAGGCGATCATCAAG CATGCCATCGATGCTGTTAGTGCAGGAGTGAGTCCTATCGGAGACACATCCTACAACTCCAGTCACTGGGACATGGGCAGTGCCTTCTTCTTTGCTGGAACAGTCATCACAACCATAG GTTATGGAAACATAGCTCCAAGCACTGAAGGGGGGAAAATCTTTTGCATTCTTTATGCCATATTTGGCATTCCTCTGTTTGGCTTCTTGTTGGCGGGGATTGGAGACCAGCTCGGCACCATCTTTGTGAAAAGCATCTTGAGGGTTGAGAAGATATTCAGG caaaaacacaaacaaatcagtcaGACTAAGATCAGAGTGACGTCCACCATCCTGTTCATCCTGGCCGGCTGCATTGTCTTCGTCACCATCCCAGCTGTTATCTTCAAACACATCGAGGGCTGGACCACGCTGGATGCCATCTACTTTGTAGTGATCACCCTTACCACAGTGGGAATAGGAGACTATGTGGCAG GTGGAAACCGTAGGATCGAATACATGCAGTGGTACAAGCCGCTGGTGTGGTTCTGGATCCTAGTGGGGTTGGCGTACTTTGCGGCTGTCCTCAGCATGATTGGAGACTGGCTTCGAGTGCTATCTAAAAAGACCAAAGAGGAG GTTGGGGAGTTTAAAGCTCATGCAGCTGAATGGAAGGCAAACGTACGAGCCGAGTTCCGTGAAACGCGGCGGCGCCTGAGCGTTGAGATCCATGACAAGCTCCAGCGGGCCGCCACCATCCGCAGCATGGAGCGCCGTCAGCTCGGCCTGGAGCAGCGGGCTCACTCCCTCGACATGCTGTCTCCAGAGAAGCGGGCCATGTTCGCCAGCCTGGATGCTGGCCGTTTCAAGACGTCGTCTCAGGAGAGCATTGACACCAAGCTGAACAACCTGAGGCTGAAGGGGGCCTGCGAGTCGTACGACCATCAGGGGGGCGAGCAAGCGCCGCAGACAGCATCTTCGTCCGAGGAGAATCTCTTCAACCTACGCTTCGGCTCCCTCACCAAACTGGCCAGACGTAACAAGAACCGCGAGCTCCGGCGGAACATCCCTGAAGATGTCCGACGGGCGAGTGTGGGAATAAACACTGGCAGCGTCAtgctgggggaggagaggacggagaaagaggaagatgggGAGCCGCATGAGGAAAacggagaaaggaaagaaggaaacgTCAGCCTGACGAACCTGTCGCAGTACCTGGTGGAGCGCGCCAAGTTGAATGGATTCATACCAGCACAGGCCAAAGACGGAGAAAACGATTACGTATCCAGTGGAGGGGCACTTGAGCCATAG
- the LOC118286725 gene encoding psychosine receptor-like has protein sequence MNLTSVMENLTLATNHSDCFSVDSASRRRSFLFFYLAIIITAIPSNAFSLYVSWQHIRQKNELGVYLFNLALSDLTFTVGLSLWLDFLWRGVWAHGGYICVLSVYFLFTNFYTSDALLCCIALDRYLAVVHPLKYTSLRKVGTAAAVSVAIWVLVICFNASTITWEDSYQENNKIPVCFDTFLPMSENLARANVVRFFLGFIVPILLVVFSTWGICVAVKSNQATEEQERKRILRLLTVVLLCVLFCFGPIHIMMLLRTLVHCTDVVWFLYAYKFSIAISSLNCLADPFLYCFITRAGQANVNQLILFFQGKQRSKNKGVV, from the coding sequence ATGAACCTTACGTCAGTGATGGAAAACTTAACCCTGGCCACCAATCATTCAGACTGTTTCTCAGTTGACAGCGCATCTAGGAGAAGGTCATTTCTATTCTTCTACCtggccatcatcatcactgccatCCCATCCAACGCGTTCTCGCTCTACGTGTCATGGCAGCACATTAGACAGAAGAACGAGCTTGGGGTGTATCTGTTCAACCTGGCCCTGAGCGACCTGACCTTCACTGTTGGTTTGTCTCTGTGGCTGGACTTCCTGTGGCGGGGAGTTTGGGCCCATGGAGGTTACATATGCGTGCTCTCTGTCTATTTTCTCTTCACAAACTTTTACACCAGTGATGCCCTCCTCTGCTGCATTGCTCTTGACCGCTACCTGGCAGTGGTTCACCCACTAAAGTACACGTCCTTGAGGAAAGTTGGCACTGCAGCAGCGGTGAGTGTTGCCATCTGGGTGTTGGTGATCTGCTTCAATGCCAGCACCATCACGTGGGAGGACTCATACCAGGAAAACAACAAGATCCCTGTGTGCTTTGACACCTTCCTCCCGATGTCAGAGAATCTGGCTCGTGCTAACGTAGTGCGCTTCTTCCTGGGGTTTATAGttcccattctccttgtggtgTTTTCCACCTGGGGGATCTGTGTGGCGGTGAAATCTAACCAGGCCACAGAGGAACAGGAACGTAAACGGATTTTGAGGCTGCTGACGGTAGTCCTGCTCTGCGTTTTGTTCTGCTTTGGGCCCATCCACATCATGATGCTTCTCCGCACGCTGGTGCACTGTACTGATGTTGTATGGTTCCTCTATGCCTACAAATTCAGCATCGCCATCTCGAGCCTAAACTGCCTTGCAGACCCATTCCTTTACTGCTTCATCACTAGAGCGGGACAGGCAAATGTTAATCAGCTCATTCTCTTCTTTCAGGGAAAGcagagaagcaaaaataaagGTGTGGTGTAG